From a region of the Sesamum indicum cultivar Zhongzhi No. 13 linkage group LG3, S_indicum_v1.0, whole genome shotgun sequence genome:
- the LOC105158892 gene encoding protein GIGANTEA-like, translating to MATSNERWIDSLQFSSLFWPPPQDVKQRKAQIAAYVEFFGQFTSEQFPDDIAELIRNRYPSNENRLFDDVLATFVLHHPEHGHAVILPIISCIIDGSLEYDRSGPPFASFISLVCPNSEMEYTEQWALACGEILRILTHYNRPIYRRELLEPSEKEADRSSSGTHASTSRSKDGEPSLPPTQLERKPLRPLSPWITDILLAAPLAIRSDYFRWCGGVMGKYAAGQLKPPSTATSRGSGKHPQLMPSTPRWAVANGAGVILSVCDEEVARYETATLTAAAVPALLLPPPTTPMDEHLVAGLPALEPYARLFHRYYAIASPSATQRLLLGLLEAPPSWAPDALDAAVQLVELLRAAEDYASGMRLPRNWMHLHFLRAIGIAMSMRAGIAADAAAALLFRILSQPALLFPPLRQVDGIEVQLEPLGGYISSGRKQQRELPAAEATVEATAQGIASMLCAHGPEVEWRICTIWEAAYGLIPLSSSSVDLPEIIVATPLQPPILSWNLYIPLLKVLEYLPRGSPSEACLMKIFVATVEAILQRTFPPESSREQIRKTRYVIGSASKNLAIAELRTMVHSLFLESCASVELASRLLFVVLTVCVSHEAQPNGSKRPKGEDSYTEVGEALGEANGRHREYPSKQGKKQGPVAAFDSYVVAAVCALSCELQIFPLVSKQSNQLDARTISGIAKPAKVNEPSSELQNGIGAAVYHSRRILSILEALFSLKPSSVGTSWSYSSNEIVAAAMVAAHVSDLFRRSKACMRALSVLIRCKWDNEIHSRASSLFNLIDIHRKVVASIVNKAEPLEAHLLQAPISREIYSCFHGKRPNSCASCCCSESSQPASLLCENLPGSESLINCEKADSTEVESCTMGRGIASFPTNASDLANFLTMDRHIGFNCSVQVLLRSILAEKQELCFSVVSLLWHKLIVSPETQPSAESTSAQQGWRQVVDALCNVVSASPAKAATAVVLQADRELKPWIAKDEDLGQKMWRINQRIVKVIVELMRNHDALESLVILASASDLLLRATDGMLVDGEACTLPQLELLEATAIAVQPVLEWGESGLAVADGLSNLLNCRLPATVRCVSHPSAHVRALSTSVLRAILHAGSIKSSYKQVEVNGVHIPRYQYVNVGITDWRADVEKCLTWEAHSRLAMGLPIQFVDTAATELGCTISI from the exons ATGGCAACTTCAAATGAGAGGTGGATTGACAGTCTGCAGTTTTCCTCATTGTTTTGGCCACCTCCACAAGATGTGAAGCAACGGAAG GCTCAAATTGCTGCTTATGTTGAGTTCTTTGGCCAATTCACCTCAGAACAATTTCCTGACGATATAGCAGAG CTGATTCGTAACCGATATCCGTCCAATGAGAACAGACTTTTTGATGATGTTTTGG CAACATTCGTTCTTCACCATCCAGAGCATGGTCATGCTGTTATTCTTCCCATTATTTCGTGCATTATTGATGGTTCACTGGAATATGATAGAAGTGGTCCTCCATTTGCTTCTTTCATTTCACTGGTTTGCCCCAACAGCGAG ATGGAGTACACTGAGCAGTGGGCCCTTGCATGTGGGGAGATATTAAGAATATTGACTCACTACAACAGACCAATTTACAGAAGAGAACTTCTGGAACCATCTGAAAAAGAAGCAGATAGAAGTAGCAGTGGAACCCATGCTTCAACTAGCAGGTCAAAAGATGGAGAACCTTCTTTGCCTCCTACACAGCTGGAGAGAAAACCACTTAGGCCATTGTCTCCATGGATTACTGATATATTGCTTGCAGCACCTCTTGCTATAAGGAGTGATTATTTTCGCTG GTGTGGAGGTGTAATGGGAAAATATGCAGCTGGCCAACTCAAACCACCTTCAACTG CTACTTCTCGTGGATCTGGAAAGCATCCTCAGCTTATGCCATCAACTCCAAGGTGGGCTGTTGCTAATGGTGCTGGAGTTATACTTAGTGTTTGTGACGAGGAAGTAGCTCGTTATGAGACTGCTACGCTAACAGCTGCTGCTGTCCCCGCGCTTCTGCTTCCTCCACCAACCACACCTATGGATGAACATCTAGTGGCGGGTCTACCAGCTCTTGAGCCATACGCACGCCTGTTTCATCG CTATTATGCAATTGCAAGTCCAAGTGCCACCCAACGGCTGCTTCTTGGACTACTGGAAGCCCCACCCTCCTGGGCTCCTGATGCACTTGATGCTGCTGTGCAACTAGTGGAACTCCTTAGAGCCGCAGAAGACTATGCCTCAGGCATGAGG CTTCCAAGAAATTGGATGCACTTGCATTTCTTGCGTGCAATAGGGATTGCCATGTCCATGAGAGCTGGAATTGCTGCAGATGCAGCAGCTGCTTTGCTTTTTCGAATACTTTCCCAACCAGCTTTACTTTTTCCTCCTCTGAGACAAGTTGATGGTATAGAAGTTCAACTTGAACCTCTAGGAGGGTACATATCATCCGGACGAAAGCAG CAACGGGAACTGCCTGCCGCAGAAGCCACAGTAGAGGCTACTGCACAAGGGATCGCATCAATGCTTTGTGCACATGGCCCTGAGGTTGAATGGAGAATATGTACAATATGGGAAGCTGCTTATGGTTTGATTCCTTTAAGTTCCTCCTCAGTGGATCTTCCTGAAATCATAGTTGCAACACCTTTGCAGCCCCCTATACTATCATGGAACTTATACATTCCTCTTCTTAAAGTTCTTGAGTATCTTCCTCGTGGAAGTCCATCTGAAGCCTGTCTAATGAAGATATTTGTTGCTACTGTTGAAGCAATTCTTCAGAGAACGTTTCCACCTGAGTCCTCTAGAGAACAAATTCGAAAAACAAGATATGTTATTGGGTCAGCATCCAAGAATCTTGCAATTGCTGAGCTCCGCACCATGGTCCATTCCCTTTTCTTAGAGTCATGTGCTTCTGTAGAGCTTGCATCTCGCCTTCTTTTCGTAGTGTTAACTGTCTGCGTAAGCCATGAAGCACAGCCCAATGGCAGCAAACGACCTAAAGGTGAAGATTCTTATACTGAAGTAGGTGAAGCCTTAGGTGAAGCCAATGGGAGGCATAGAGAATATCCAAGTAAACAGGGGAAGAAACAGGGGCCTGTAGCAGCATTTGACTCTTACGTTGTTGCTGCCGTTTGTGCTCTATCCTGTGAACTTCAAATCTTCCCTCTTGTCTCTAAACAAAGTAATCAGTTAGACGCCAGAACTATTTCTGGCATTGCTAAGCCTGCAAAAGTAAATGAACCATCCAGTGAGTTACAGAATGGTATTGGCGCTGCTGTTTATCATAGTCGCCGAATATTATCGATTCTAGAGGCTCTTTTCTCTTTGAAGCCATCTTCTGTTGGCACATCCTGGAGTTATAGTTCAAACGAAATTGTGGCTGCTGCAATGGTTGCAGCTCATGTTTCTGATCTATTTAGACGTTCAAAGGCTTGCATGAGGGCTCTTTCTGTCTTGATAAGATGCAAGTGGGACAATGAAATTCATTCTAGGGCATCTTCTCTTTTCAATCTAATTGATATTCATCGCAAAGTGGTTGCATCAATAGTAAACAAGGCAGAGCCACTGGAGGCTCACCTACTGCAAGCTCCAATATCAAGGGAAATCTATTCATGTTTTCATGGAAAAAGACCTAATTCATGTGCTAGCTGTTGCTGCTCAGAATCAAGCCAGCCAGCTTCTTTGTTGTGTGAAAATTTGCCTGGTTCGGAATCTTTGATCAATTGTGAGAAGGCTGATTCGACTGAGGTAGAAAGCTGTACAATGGGCAGAGGAATTGCAAGTTTTCCAACTAATGCTTCAGATTTGGCCAACTTTTTGACAATGGACAGGCATATAGGATTTAATTGCAGCGTGCAAGTTCTTCTTAGGTCCATCCTTGCCGAAAAACAAGAATTATGTTTCTCAGTTGTTTCTTTGCTCTGGCACAAGTTGATTGTATCGCCTGAAACCCAACCTAGTGCTGAGAGTACATCAGCCCAGCAAGGATGGAGACAG GTGGTTGATGCACTCTGCAATGTAGTCTCAGCATCACCAGCTAAAGCTGCAACAGCTGTTGTTCTTCAG GCGGACAGGGAATTGAAGCCTTGGATTGCTAAAGATGAAGATCTTGGTCAAAAGATGTGGAGAATCAACCAGAGAATCGTGAAAGTTATTGTTGAGTTAATGAGAAACCATGATGCCCTGGAATCATTGGTAATTCTGGCTAGCGCATCAGACCTCCTTCTTCGTGCCACCGATGGTATGCTTGTTGATGGTGAAGCATGCACTTTACCTCAGCTGGAG TTGCTGGAAGCAACAGCTATAGCAGTCCAACCAGTGCTTGAATGGGGAGAGTCAGGATTGGCAGTGGCAGATGGCCTTTCAAACTTGTTGAAT TGTCGCCTCCCTGCTACAGTTCGTTGTGTTTCTCACCCAAGTGCTCATGTTCGTGCTCTTAGTACATCGGTTCTTCGTGCGATTCTACATGCTGgttcaataaaatcaagttATAAACAAGTAGAAGTTAATGGTGTTCATATTCCGCGCTATCAATATGTAAATGTAGGCATTACTGACTGGCGAGCTGATGTAGAGAAGTGTTTGACATGGGAAGCACATAGCCGACTTGCAATGGGCCTGCCTATTCAGTTTGTTGATACTGCAGCAACGGAATTAGGCTGTACTATATCCATTTGA
- the LOC105158894 gene encoding carboxypeptidase SOL1 gives MILSLLFLSLNLSSLFRCSIARGGTLHRSDRSGYLDGSIYGHLGRRLYSENNQMSEEEYIEKLEKLAEGYMSNSDLEKAMKEFNSRCSNISRIYSIGKSVLGVPLWAVEISDLPGAKEAEPAFKFIGNVHGDEPLGRELLLLLANWLCDNYMKDPLATLIVDGVHLHILPSMNPDGFSLRRRGNANNIDLNRDFPDQFFRVNDDMDLRQPETKAIMKWLEDVDFTASASLHGGALVANYPWDGTEDTKKYYYGCPDDKTFRFLASVYSRSHYNMSLSKEFPGGITNGAYWYPIYGGMQDWNYIHCGCFELTLEISDNKWPNASEIPTLWGYNRMSMLSLVAGLVKTGLHGRIFSSDNGRPLPASVAIRGINYTIAASKTLADYHRLLAPGKYEVIASMPGYRSKSACVVLGEGAVKVDFVLDPETSYNGTQPLLDSGCDFDSKTGFQVLDFLPASQLEISMLLILILAFFCFLMKRRVRSNHLNYKQSLGARRVVV, from the exons ATGATactctctctcctctttctctctctaaatctCTCCTCTCTTTTCCGCTGCTCTATTGCCAGAGGCGGGACGCTTCACCGCTCCGATCGATCAG GTTATCTCGACGGTAGTATTTATGGGCACCTTGGGAGGCGGTTATATTCGGAGAATAACCAGATGTCTGAGGAAGAGTACATAGAGAAGCT tgAAAAGTTGGCTGAAGGGTATATGAGTAATTCTGACCTTGAGAAGGCAATGAAGGAATTCAACAGCCGGTGCAGTAACATTTCCAGAATCTATAG TATTGGGAAAAGTGTACTTGGAGTTCCTCTG TGGGCAGTAGAAATTTCTGACTTGCCAGGGGCAAAAGAGGCTGAACCGGCTTTCAAG TTCATCGGAAATGTGCATGGTGATGAACCTCTAGGGCGTGAACTACTGTTGCTTCTAGCAAATTGGCTTtgtgataattatatgaaggACCCCTTG GCAACTTTGATAGTGGATGGTGTCCACCTTCATATACTTCCATCAATGAACCCTGATGGATTCTCTCTGAGGCGGCGGGGTAATGCAAACAACATTGATTTGAACCGTGATTTTCCAGACCAG TTCTTTCGTGTGAACGATGATATGGACTTACGTCAACCTGAAACGAAAGCGATCATGAAATGGTTGGAAGATGTAGACTTCACAGCTTCTGCCAGTCTGCACGGG GGAGCGCTTGTTGCAAACTATCCATGGGATGGAACTGAAGATACAAA GAAATATTACTATGGATGCCCAGATGACAAGACTTTTAGATTTTTGGCCAGTGTATACAGTAGATCTCACTATAATATGTCCCTAAGCAAGGAATTTCCTGGAGGAATTACAAATGGAGCATACTG GTACCCAATATATGGTGGCATGCAAGATTGGAATTACATTCATTGTGGATGCTTTGAACTTACCTTGGAGATTAGTGACAACAAATGGCCCAATGCCAGCGAG ATTCCAACTCTGTGGGGTTATAATCGAATGAGTATGTTAAGCCTTGTTGCAGGTCTAGTTAAG ACAGGGTTACATGGACGTATTTTTTCATCCGATAATGGAAGACCTTTGCCTGCATCAGTAGCTATAAGGGGAATAAACTACACG ATTGCTGCTAGCAAAACACTTGCTGATTACCATCGGTTGCTGGCTCCCGGAAAATACGAAG TTATAGCAAGTATGCCTGGATACAGATCAAAGAGTGCTTGTGTTGTGCTTGGAGAAGGAGCAGTGAAGGTAGATTTTGTTCTTGATCCCGAGACCTCTTATAATGGTACTCAACCTTTACTGGATTCTGGTTGCGACTTTGATAGCAAGACCGGTTTTCAAGTCCTCGACTTTCTGCCAGCTTCCCAATTGGAAATTTCTATGCTATTGATCTtaattttagcatttttttgCTTCCTAATGAAGAGAAGAGTAAGATCAAATCATCTAAACTACAAACAGTCACTAGGGGCCAGACGTGTAGTCGTATGA